A genomic stretch from Hemicordylus capensis ecotype Gifberg chromosome 1, rHemCap1.1.pri, whole genome shotgun sequence includes:
- the LOC128327339 gene encoding olfactory receptor 1019-like yields MAKENQTKVTEFVLQGLVDSPVMKSLCFIVVLFMYLVTLVGNLGMIMLIRIDPQLRKPMYFFLSHLSFLDLGYSSAIAPKMLENFLAQKTTISYTDCASQMYFFVFCASTECILLSAMAYDRYVAICSPLMYMVSMSPKMCALLVAGSYFVGFVNAMTQTISTFSLSFCGSNVINHFFCDVPPLLALSCSDTTLNEMVLFMFATVLGIFTSVEIVVSYTFILSAILQIRSAEGKQKAFSTCASHLMAVTIFYGTTVFMYLRPSSTYSMDQDKWASVFYTVVIPMLNPLIYSLRNKEVKNALRRIPVLKIAFLK; encoded by the coding sequence ATGGCCAAGGAAAACCAAACAAAAGTGACTGAGTTTGTCCTCCAGGGCTTAGTGGACAGTCCAGTAATGAAGTCACTGTGTTTTATTGTGGTATTATTCATGTATTTAGTCACTCTGGTAGGAAATCTGGGAATGATCATGTTAATTAGGATAGACCCTCAGCTCCGGAAAcccatgtatttcttcctcaGTCACTTATCTTTCTTAGATTTGGGGTATTCCTCAGCTATAGCCCCTAAAATGCTGGAGAATTTCTTAGCACAGAAGACCACCATTTCATACACTGACTGTGCTTCCCAGAtgtatttctttgtcttctgtgCAAGTACTGAGTGCATCCTTCTGTCTGCAATGGCATATGACCGGTATGTAGCTATCTGCAGTCCTCTCATGTATATGGTTTCAATGtctcccaagatgtgtgccctgtTGGTGGCTGGATCTTACTTTGTTGGCTTTGTGAATGCAATGACACAAACAATTTCCACTTTTTCATTGTCTTTTTGTGGCTCCAATGTCATCAATCATTTCTTCTGTGATGTTCCCCCTTTGTTAGCTCTTTCCTGCAGTGACACAACCTTAAATGAAATGGTACTCTTTATGTTTGCCACAGTCCTGGGCATATTTACTTCAGTAGAAATTGTGGTGTCGTACACGTTTATCCTGTCTGCAATCTTGCAGATCCGTTCAGCCGAGGGGAAGCAAAAGGCCTTTTCAACATGTGCCTCCCACCTGATGGCTGTCACCATCTTCTATGGAACAACAGTCTTCATGTACCTGAGACCTAGTTCTACCTATTCTATGGACCAGGACAAATGGGCCTCTGTATTTTACACTGTGGTGATTCCCATGCTGAACCCTCTGATCTACAGTCTGAGGAACAAGGAAGTGAAAAATGCCTTGAGAAGAATTCCAGTGCTGAAGATAGCTTTCTTGAAGTAG